A section of the Stenotrophomonas acidaminiphila genome encodes:
- a CDS encoding hemin transporter HemP, with amino-acid sequence MFAQPVLLRPRTLHLPQRPAPRALAVDDAIDSGALLKGQREILIRHGDRVYRLRHTSNDKLILTK; translated from the coding sequence ATGTTCGCCCAACCTGTCCTGCTCCGTCCCCGTACCCTGCACCTGCCGCAGCGCCCCGCCCCGCGAGCGCTGGCCGTCGATGACGCGATCGACAGCGGCGCGCTGCTGAAGGGCCAGCGCGAGATCCTGATCCGCCATGGCGACCGCGTTTACCGCCTGCGCCATACCAGCAACGACAAGCTGATCCTCACCAAGTAA